A genomic stretch from Centroberyx gerrardi isolate f3 chromosome 10, fCenGer3.hap1.cur.20231027, whole genome shotgun sequence includes:
- the LOC139924816 gene encoding organic cation/carnitine transporter 2-like: MRDYEESTSFLGQWGRFQCRVFFLLCLSSFPAGYNVLSVIFMMASPAHRCLVPGYSNLSQDSIHTVVPVQEVNGQLEPSSCSRYRLDQIQNLSVLFSRPTENQVQNLSVLFSRPTENQVQNLSLEDCKDGWIYNTEHYQCTVTTEFDLVCADEWKQPLTSALYFLGGLTGCFISGQISDRFGRKPALFGTLASVSVFSVLLAFAPSWPVFAVLFFLLGVGQIANFVTLFVLGSEIMTGSTRLLYTNLALPAFYVLSMALLPATAYLVRNWRHLALVQALPGLACIPLWWLIPESTRWLVSCGRLKEAELLMRSAAAENGVEAPQTIFLRADVEASAGPTAPESHSFLDLVRTGSIRRLTLILWLIWFSMSMSYFGLSFSMSGLFGNPFLNYFLLTIIEIPAYASSWLMVRSFPRRLPFAVYTLLGAAALLLIQICPDSLPGLTLSLVLLGKFGVLVSYSLMFVYSSELYPTVIRNTAISSCAMFARLGSSVSPYLVQLAEFYQNLPWIVIGSLSVLCVLLFVFLPETFRQPLPDTIQQMALIQQFRWPWASAKDHGKSAKDETAKAETTDNTDNNKTTDNTETTDNTETTDNTETTDNTETTDNTETTDNTETTDNTETTDNTKTTDNTDNNKTTDNTENNNKTTDNTETTDNTDNNKTTDNTETTDNTETTDNTETTDNTETTDNTETTDNTETTDNTETTDNTETTDNTRLPTTQRLPTTQRLPITQRLPTTQRLLTTLRLPTTRDYRQHRDYRQHETTDNTETTDNTETTDNTETTDNTETTDNTETTDNTRLPTTQRLPTTLRLPTTRDYRQH, translated from the exons GAGGTGAACGGGCAGCTGGAGCCGAGCAGCTGCAGCCGGTACCGACTGGACCAGATCCAGaacctgtctgtcctgttctcCAGACCCACTGAGAACCAGGTCCAGaacctgtctgtcctgttctcCAGACCCACTGAGAACCAGGTCCAGaacctgtct CTGGAAGACTGTAAGGACGGATGGATCTACAACACAGAGCATTACCAATGTACTGTAACCACTGAG TTCGACCTGGTGTGTGCTGACGAGTGGAAGCAGCCTCTGACCTCGGCCCTGTACTTCCTCGGCGGACTGACTGGATGCTTCATCTCCGGTCAGATCTCCGACCG GTTTGGCCGGAAGCCGGCTCTGTTCGGGACCCTCGCCTCCGTCAGCGTCTTCAGCGTCCTGCTGGCCTTCGCTCCGTCGTGGCCGGTGTTCGCCGTGCTCTTCTTCCTGCTGGGTGTGGGTCAGATAGCCAACTTCGTGACGCTGTTCGTGCTGG GTTCGGAGATCATGACCGGCTCGACCCGACTCCTCTACACCAACCTGGCCCTGCCGGCGTTCTATGTGCTGAGCATGGCGCTGCTGCCGGCCACCGCCTACCTGGTCCGGAACTGGAGACACCTGGCGCTGGTGCAGGCGCTGCCCGGCCTGGCCTGCATCCCCCTCTGGTG gcTGATCCCTGAGTCTACTCGCTGGCTGGTGTCTTGTGGTCGTCTGAAGGAGGCGGAGCTTCTGATGAGGTCAGCGGCGGCGGAGAACGGCGTGGAGGCTCCGCAGACCATCTTCCTCCGGGCCGAC GTGGAGGCGTCGGCCGGCCCGACCGCGCCGGAGTCTCACAGCTTCCTGGACCTGGTGCGGACAGGAAGCATCCGGCGCCTCACGCTCATCCTGTGGCTGATCTG GTTCTCTATGAGCATGAGTTACTTCGGCTTGTCGTTCAGCATGTCCGGTCTCTTTGGAAACCCCTTCCTGAACTACTTCCTGCTGACGATCATTGAGATCCCGGCGTACGCCTCCAGCTGGTTGATGGTGCGCTCTTTTCCTCGCCGCCTGCCCTTCGCCGTCTACACGCTGCTGGGAGCGGCGGCGCTCCTCCTCATCCAGATCTGCCCGGACA gtcTTCCAGGTCTGACCTTGTCCCTGGTGCTGCTGGGTAAATTTGGCGTGCTGGTCAGTTACTCTCTGATGTTTGTGTACAGCAGTGAGCTGTATCCCACCGTCATCAGGAACACGGCGATATCGTCCTGCGCCATGTTCGCCAGACTGggttcctctgtttctccataCCTGGTCCAGCTGG CTGAGTTCTACCAGAACCTGCCGTGGATCGTTATTGGTTCTCTGTCGgttctgtgtgtgctgctgttcGTCTTCCTGCCTGAGACCTTCAGACAGCCGCTGCCTGACACCATCCAGCAGATGGCGCTCATACAGCA GTTCAGGTGGCCGTGGGCCTCTGCAAAGGATCATGGGAAATCAGCTAAAGACGAGACTGCTAAAGCTGAA ACTACCGAtaacacagacaacaacaagACTACCGACAACACAGAGACTACTGACAACACAGAGACTACCGATAACACAGAGACTACCGACAACACAGAGACTACCGACAACACAGAGACTACCGATAACACAGAGACTACCGACAACACAGAGACTACCGACAACACCAAGACTACCGAtaacacagacaacaacaagACTACCGACAACACCGAGA acaacaacaagACTACCGACAACACCGAGACTACCGAtaacacagacaacaacaagACTACCGACAACACAGAGACTACTGACAACACAGAGACTACCGATAACACAGAGACTACTGACAACACAGAGACTACCGACAACACAGAGACTACCGACAACACAGAGACTACCGACAACACAGAGACTACCGATAACACAGAGACTACCGACAACACGAGACTACCGACAACACAGAGACTACCGACAACACAGAGACTACCGATAACACAGAGACTACCGACAACACAGAGACTACTGACAACACTGAGACTACCGACAACACGAGACTACCGACAACACAGAGACTACCGACAACACGAGACTACCGACAACACTGAGACTACCGACAACACAGAGACTACCGACAACACAGAGACTACCGACAACACAGAGACTACCGACAACACTGAGACTACCGACAACACGAGACTACCGACAACACAGAGACTACCGACAACACTGAGACTACCGACAACACGAGACTACCGACAACACTGA